The Marinitoga hydrogenitolerans DSM 16785 genome includes a window with the following:
- a CDS encoding metallophosphoesterase, which produces MIKLYLSDLHIGNGNKKDDFKYDKELIKILEDLNEESKNELYIVGDGFEILQSYENPQKNNDIYEIIKNFDFDSILKKIKESHNDLIMAFRNYSKKNKIHYIVGNHDYYLLFDEKIKNKFKNFLGENVEIHPYYYDEKWEIFIIHGNQFDTLNRLTVTKTGKILPPYGELMEKFISKYFDNEVLNVLPDEILMDYDNIEPKMDIFLWLEEIRNKYSIGLDLEYKWIDMFVNFVRSKESKEWLKENYPFIHILSYLFINKIGGIKFGEILVRTISSLRGAKKTNYLMENVKKILYKNRVIPKKYCIGYSNEDILIPSKLQGIIMGHIHVPTYEIFPNNNGEIFYCNLGSWKHTVKKTSVKNKTKFLRRTQISYFIVKESNKSLNTQFVIKDMI; this is translated from the coding sequence TTGATTAAACTGTATTTAAGTGATCTTCATATAGGTAATGGAAATAAAAAAGATGATTTTAAATATGATAAAGAGTTAATTAAAATTTTAGAAGATTTAAATGAAGAATCAAAAAATGAATTGTATATTGTAGGTGATGGCTTTGAAATCTTACAATCATATGAAAATCCTCAAAAAAATAATGATATATATGAAATAATTAAAAATTTTGATTTTGATTCTATTTTGAAAAAAATAAAAGAAAGTCATAATGATTTAATCATGGCTTTTAGAAATTACTCAAAAAAGAATAAAATACATTATATCGTTGGAAATCATGATTATTATCTTCTTTTTGATGAGAAAATAAAAAACAAATTTAAAAATTTTCTTGGTGAAAATGTTGAAATTCATCCTTATTATTATGATGAAAAATGGGAAATTTTTATAATACACGGAAACCAATTTGATACACTTAATAGATTAACGGTTACTAAAACAGGCAAAATCCTTCCACCTTATGGTGAATTAATGGAAAAATTTATTTCAAAATATTTTGATAATGAAGTCTTAAATGTTTTACCTGATGAAATTTTAATGGACTATGATAATATAGAACCAAAAATGGATATATTTTTATGGTTAGAAGAAATAAGAAATAAATATTCTATAGGACTTGATCTTGAGTATAAATGGATAGATATGTTTGTTAATTTTGTTAGAAGTAAAGAGTCAAAAGAATGGCTAAAAGAAAATTATCCTTTTATACATATTTTATCTTATTTATTTATAAATAAGATAGGCGGTATAAAATTCGGAGAAATACTTGTTAGGACAATTAGTTCTTTGCGTGGTGCGAAAAAAACAAATTATTTAATGGAAAATGTTAAAAAAATTTTATATAAAAATAGAGTTATACCAAAAAAATATTGCATAGGCTATTCTAATGAAGATATCTTGATTCCTTCAAAATTACAGGGGATAATAATGGGACATATACATGTTCCTACATATGAAATATTCCCAAATAATAATGGTGAAATATTTTATTGTAATTTAGGCAGTTGGAAACATACTGTCAAAAAAACTTCTGTTAAAAATAAAACCAAATTTTTAAGAAGAACTCAGATAAGTTATTTTATAGTAAAAGAAAGTAACAAAAGCTTAAACACTCAATTTGTAATAAAAGATATGATATAA
- a CDS encoding metallophosphoesterase family protein, translating into MMIEIVAVSDEERNYIPKKIKKCDILLGCGDLSPGYFDYLLNTLKPKISYMIYGNHDKKYFKNIFDVELNGYSNTYKGLAIIHNDIKNLKNVLNLKSNLFIVGFSGAFSYGKKPFHFSEKDVIPFKRKLQRSKTLKLIKNIDILITHSPPGLENMFEKEISSYHKGSKNMALIYKKYFPKIWFYGHIHPRYTDQKLNFKIHYKNKVSYLLNTVPYKYVKYDEEKKEILEIIGEEGIIPFKDIYI; encoded by the coding sequence ATGATGATTGAAATAGTTGCTGTTTCTGATGAGGAACGAAATTATATACCAAAAAAAATAAAAAAATGTGATATTTTATTAGGTTGTGGGGATTTATCACCTGGATACTTTGATTATTTATTAAACACATTAAAACCAAAAATAAGTTATATGATTTATGGAAATCATGATAAAAAATATTTTAAAAATATTTTTGATGTGGAATTAAACGGTTATTCTAATACTTATAAAGGTTTGGCTATTATTCATAACGATATTAAAAATTTAAAAAATGTATTAAATCTAAAATCAAATCTTTTTATTGTTGGTTTTTCTGGAGCCTTTTCATATGGAAAAAAACCTTTTCATTTTTCAGAAAAAGATGTGATTCCATTTAAAAGAAAACTCCAAAGGAGTAAAACATTAAAACTTATAAAGAATATAGATATATTAATAACACATTCCCCACCTGGATTAGAAAATATGTTTGAAAAGGAGATTAGTTCATATCATAAAGGTTCAAAAAATATGGCTTTAATATATAAAAAATATTTCCCTAAAATATGGTTTTATGGCCATATACATCCGAGATATACAGATCAAAAACTAAATTTTAAAATTCATTACAAAAACAAAGTTTCTTATTTGCTTAACACCGTTCCTTATAAGTACGTGAAATATGATGAAGAGAAAAAAGAAATATTAGAAATTATAGGTGAAGAAGGAATCATTCCTTTTAAAGATATTTATATTTAA
- a CDS encoding MazG nucleotide pyrophosphohydrolase domain-containing protein produces the protein MNKEFFEQFKKLCDIVKRNIEKCPWVKSITLNTMIKEASSEIKEIEEALLKNDLDNLEEEIGDLIYDAFLILKIAERDYKISSQKTIQRVVSKISNRKPWLFWDKEISRDEAAKIWIERKKQEKKLGENFD, from the coding sequence ATGAATAAAGAATTTTTTGAACAATTCAAAAAACTATGTGATATTGTAAAAAGAAATATTGAAAAATGCCCATGGGTAAAATCAATAACATTAAATACTATGATAAAAGAAGCCTCTTCAGAAATAAAAGAAATTGAAGAGGCTTTATTGAAGAATGATCTTGATAATTTAGAAGAAGAAATAGGTGATCTTATTTACGATGCCTTTTTAATACTAAAAATTGCTGAAAGAGATTATAAAATTTCTTCACAAAAAACTATACAACGTGTAGTTTCCAAAATCTCCAATAGAAAACCCTGGCTTTTTTGGGATAAAGAAATATCTCGAGATGAAGCTGCAAAAATATGGATAGAAAGAAAAAAACAGGAAAAGAAATTAGGTGAGAATTTTGATTAA
- a CDS encoding Fe(3+) ABC transporter substrate-binding protein produces the protein MKKFAFFIVLIISLNIFAGVFGYGQGGEVNVYTSRHYDTDQKLYDEFTKLTGIKVNVIKAGEDELIERMKNEGKDTNADLFITSDVGRLHRAKILGLLQPMVTETLTRNIPASLRDRDNYWYALTVRARVLAYAPERVDITKIKTYDDLINPEWKGKILIRSSSNIYNQSLVASFIAMYGEEWAFNWSKGIVKNMAREPKGNDRAQVIAVASGEGDIAVVNTYYIGKMLFSSDKQQVNAAKKVKLYFPEKTHINVSGAGIAKYSKNKENAIKLLEFLTSKDAQKEFAEANYEYPANPEVEPSDFLKSFGEFTSQGVDLTLLGEYNSKAVELMDKAGWK, from the coding sequence ATGAAAAAGTTTGCATTTTTTATAGTTTTGATTATTTCTTTAAATATTTTTGCCGGAGTATTCGGGTATGGCCAAGGCGGTGAAGTAAATGTTTATACCAGCAGACATTATGATACAGATCAAAAGTTATATGATGAATTTACAAAACTAACTGGCATCAAAGTTAATGTGATTAAAGCGGGTGAAGACGAGTTAATAGAAAGAATGAAAAATGAAGGAAAAGATACAAATGCTGATTTATTTATTACTTCTGATGTTGGAAGATTACACAGAGCTAAAATACTTGGTTTATTGCAACCAATGGTAACTGAAACTTTAACAAGAAACATTCCAGCCTCTTTAAGAGATAGAGATAATTATTGGTATGCTTTAACTGTAAGAGCAAGGGTTTTAGCTTATGCTCCGGAAAGAGTTGATATTACAAAAATAAAAACATATGATGACTTAATTAATCCAGAATGGAAGGGAAAGATTCTTATACGTTCTTCTTCTAATATATATAATCAATCATTAGTTGCTTCATTTATTGCAATGTATGGTGAAGAATGGGCATTTAATTGGTCAAAAGGGATAGTTAAAAATATGGCAAGAGAACCAAAAGGAAATGATAGAGCTCAAGTTATAGCTGTAGCCTCTGGTGAAGGTGATATCGCTGTGGTAAACACTTATTATATTGGAAAAATGTTATTTTCATCAGATAAACAACAGGTAAATGCGGCAAAAAAAGTAAAATTATATTTTCCTGAGAAAACACATATAAATGTAAGCGGTGCTGGTATTGCAAAATATTCCAAAAATAAGGAAAATGCCATTAAATTATTAGAATTTTTAACAAGCAAAGATGCTCAAAAAGAATTTGCTGAAGCTAATTATGAATACCCTGCAAATCCTGAGGTTGAACCCTCTGACTTCTTAAAATCATTTGGTGAATTCACATCACAAGGCGTAGATTTAACTTTATTAGGAGAATATAATTCAAAAGCTGTAGAATTAATGGATAAAGCAGGATGGAAATAA
- a CDS encoding BMP family ABC transporter substrate-binding protein: MNNIRYDSSKEYRNAKKMGERELLYWQSRGKDGYLPALEEILKDEHIISEVSLGIIEVPIKKVKGTLYRSRKSAFAKNFMPLLEEDTEFAIKWMNLFEAQQEEGIRDAIIAYEYLNKFYVVEGNKRASVLKYLDSPSIMANVKRLVPKYDEMDLNIRIYYEFLEFYDKTKINMIWFKREGGFKELEKILFDYIKKNKENPKEFFRYFEKSIYWNFRKIYHELNGEKLPITTGEAFLYYLKKYGIEKSILDKELKLQVRLIIKELEDIYIEGRKNIFHDVFLSLIKTHSEKHLNIAFLYRNRIEESTWVKSHDIGRKYLEERFKDKVTTFYIENVEKEKSYDVIKELVEQNYDLIITTSFDYMDSTYKAAIEFPNIKFLNCAGYKSYRNLSVYFGRIYQPKFLSGILAGTMTKSNKIGYIAPYPLPLFIRSLNAFALGVKMVNPKAKIIIKWTKEWINKEIEEKTTLELINKGIDILSSNMDTLIPLIIADKYNIYNIGYNIKTDHINPKTYLAAATWNWGPFYEKIIKKLLNDEWVITSTKNREDLRKYWYGMDRKIVRLYKSKSLIPGQTEKLVGIMKHLIKNREFDIFSGPIYDHNNNLIVDKNESIMDEDLLKIDWYLDNVEGELERVIFSTDKQV, translated from the coding sequence ATGAACAATATAAGATATGATAGTTCAAAAGAATATAGAAATGCAAAAAAGATGGGAGAAAGGGAATTATTATATTGGCAAAGTAGAGGTAAAGATGGATATTTACCAGCACTTGAAGAGATATTAAAAGATGAGCATATTATTAGTGAAGTTTCCTTGGGGATTATAGAAGTTCCTATAAAAAAGGTAAAAGGAACACTTTATAGATCAAGAAAAAGTGCATTTGCAAAGAATTTTATGCCACTTTTGGAAGAAGATACAGAGTTTGCTATAAAATGGATGAATTTATTCGAAGCACAGCAAGAAGAGGGAATTAGAGATGCTATAATTGCTTATGAATACTTAAATAAATTTTATGTTGTGGAAGGAAATAAACGTGCAAGTGTTTTAAAATACCTTGATTCACCATCAATAATGGCAAATGTAAAAAGGTTAGTTCCAAAGTATGATGAAATGGATTTAAATATAAGAATATATTATGAATTTTTAGAATTTTATGATAAAACAAAAATAAACATGATCTGGTTTAAAAGGGAAGGCGGTTTTAAAGAATTAGAAAAAATATTATTTGACTATATCAAAAAAAATAAAGAGAATCCAAAAGAATTTTTTAGATATTTTGAGAAATCAATTTATTGGAATTTCAGAAAGATATACCATGAATTAAATGGCGAGAAACTACCAATTACTACAGGAGAAGCATTTTTATACTATTTAAAAAAATATGGAATCGAAAAATCAATTCTTGATAAAGAATTAAAATTACAGGTTAGATTAATAATAAAAGAATTAGAAGATATTTATATTGAAGGAAGAAAGAATATATTCCATGATGTTTTTCTATCTTTAATAAAAACACATTCAGAAAAACATTTAAATATAGCTTTTTTATATAGAAATCGCATTGAAGAAAGTACATGGGTTAAATCTCATGATATAGGAAGAAAGTATTTAGAAGAAAGATTTAAAGATAAAGTAACAACATTTTATATAGAAAATGTTGAAAAAGAAAAATCGTATGATGTAATTAAAGAATTAGTAGAACAAAATTATGATTTAATAATAACTACCAGTTTTGATTATATGGATTCAACATATAAAGCGGCAATAGAATTTCCAAACATAAAATTTTTAAATTGTGCAGGATATAAGAGTTATAGAAATCTTTCTGTATATTTTGGGAGAATATATCAACCCAAATTTCTATCGGGAATACTTGCTGGTACAATGACTAAAAGTAATAAAATAGGCTACATTGCACCTTATCCATTGCCATTATTTATAAGAAGTTTGAATGCATTTGCCCTTGGTGTGAAAATGGTAAATCCCAAGGCGAAGATTATTATAAAATGGACGAAAGAATGGATAAACAAAGAAATAGAAGAAAAAACAACTTTGGAATTAATAAATAAAGGGATCGATATTTTATCTTCTAATATGGATACATTAATACCGTTAATTATAGCTGATAAATATAATATATACAATATTGGTTATAATATAAAAACAGATCATATAAATCCAAAAACGTATTTAGCAGCAGCTACATGGAATTGGGGGCCATTTTATGAAAAGATAATAAAGAAATTGTTGAATGATGAATGGGTCATAACTTCAACAAAAAACAGAGAAGATTTGAGAAAATATTGGTATGGTATGGATAGAAAAATTGTTAGACTATACAAATCAAAATCTTTAATACCTGGACAAACAGAAAAATTAGTTGGAATAATGAAACATTTAATAAAGAATAGAGAATTTGATATTTTTAGCGGTCCTATATATGATCATAATAATAACTTAATTGTTGATAAAAATGAAAGTATAATGGATGAAGATTTACTGAAAATAGATTGGTATCTTGACAATGTTGAAGGAGAATTAGAAAGGGTAATTTTTAGTACAGATAAACAGGTATAA
- the ppdK gene encoding pyruvate, phosphate dikinase has translation MEKMVYFYGGGIAEGSAKLKNLLGGKGANLAEMAKMGLPVPAGFTITTEVCDYYWKHNKTFPETLEAEVEAALERLEKVSGKKFGDKDNPLLVSVRSGAAVSMPGMMDTILNLGLNDETVEALAKNTGNPRFAYDAYRRFIQMFGDVALGIPHHDFEEALNEVKAEKGVKSDIELEAEDFKKVVELYKEIYKKAGKEFPQDPKKQLWIAIEAVFGSWMNDRAIKYRAINGIKEGELLGTAVNVVMMVFGNMGEDSGTGVCFTRDPNTGEKVKYGEYLPNAQGEDVVAGIRTPYPLEKLNEIMPDVYKELIDIMDRLEHHYKDMQDIEFTVEKGKLYFLQTRTGKRTAKAAVKIAVDLVKEGLIDKATAVMRVTPDQIDKLLHPAFDENEVKKSQEIGEGLPASPGAATGKVVFNADEAEELAKEGTPVILVRPETSPEDVGGMNAAEGILTATGGMTSHAAVVARGMGKPAIVGAEEIVIDEKAKEFTARGVTVKDGDWISIDGTTGKVYLGKIKTIKPLGLEGEVAELLEYADDIRVLGVRANADIPRDANVARNFGAEGIGLCRTEHMFFEGDRIQKMRRMIVSKTVEQREAALAELLPLQKEDFKGLFEAMEGFPVTIRLLDPPLHEFLPNDEEQMKELAPQLGITVEELKEIVENLHEFNPMMGHRGVRLAITYPEVAVMQTKAIILAAIEMVKEGKKVKPEIMIPLVGTVNELKYLDKIVRETADKLIEEAGIDLDYKVGTMIEVPRGAITADEIAEVAEFFSFGTNDLTQMTLGFSRDDYGKFINDYIEKGIYEKDPFKHVDQTGVGRMVKIAKDYGRSVNPELKLGVCGEHGGDPESIEFFHKTQLDYVSCSPYRVPIARLAAAQAAVKFKRGKFVNYAD, from the coding sequence ATGGAAAAGATGGTATATTTTTACGGAGGCGGTATCGCAGAAGGTAGCGCAAAATTGAAAAACTTACTTGGTGGTAAGGGTGCAAACCTTGCTGAAATGGCAAAAATGGGTTTGCCTGTTCCAGCTGGTTTCACTATTACAACAGAAGTTTGTGATTATTATTGGAAACATAATAAAACATTCCCAGAAACATTAGAAGCTGAAGTTGAAGCTGCTTTAGAAAGATTAGAAAAAGTTTCAGGTAAAAAATTCGGTGATAAAGATAATCCATTATTAGTATCCGTTAGATCAGGTGCTGCTGTATCAATGCCTGGTATGATGGACACAATCTTAAACTTAGGTTTAAATGATGAAACTGTTGAGGCATTAGCAAAAAATACAGGTAATCCTAGATTTGCATATGATGCTTACAGAAGATTCATTCAAATGTTTGGAGACGTTGCATTAGGTATTCCTCATCATGATTTCGAAGAAGCTTTAAACGAAGTTAAGGCAGAAAAAGGTGTTAAATCAGATATTGAATTAGAAGCTGAAGATTTTAAAAAAGTCGTTGAATTATATAAAGAAATTTATAAAAAAGCTGGAAAAGAATTCCCACAAGATCCTAAAAAACAATTATGGATTGCTATTGAAGCTGTATTTGGTAGTTGGATGAATGACAGAGCTATAAAATACAGAGCTATTAATGGTATTAAAGAAGGAGAATTATTAGGTACAGCAGTTAACGTAGTTATGATGGTATTTGGTAATATGGGCGAAGATAGTGGTACAGGTGTATGTTTCACAAGAGATCCAAATACAGGAGAAAAGGTAAAATATGGAGAATATTTACCAAATGCACAAGGTGAAGATGTTGTTGCTGGTATTAGAACACCTTATCCATTAGAAAAATTAAATGAAATTATGCCAGATGTATATAAAGAATTAATAGACATTATGGATAGATTAGAACATCATTATAAAGATATGCAAGACATTGAATTCACAGTTGAAAAAGGAAAATTATATTTCTTACAAACAAGAACAGGAAAAAGAACAGCTAAAGCTGCAGTTAAAATTGCTGTTGATTTAGTAAAAGAAGGATTGATTGATAAAGCTACAGCAGTTATGAGAGTAACACCTGATCAAATTGATAAATTATTACATCCTGCTTTTGATGAAAACGAAGTAAAAAAATCACAAGAAATCGGAGAAGGTTTGCCTGCATCACCAGGTGCTGCAACAGGTAAAGTTGTATTTAATGCCGATGAAGCTGAAGAATTAGCTAAAGAAGGAACACCTGTTATCTTAGTAAGACCAGAAACAAGCCCTGAAGATGTTGGAGGTATGAATGCTGCAGAAGGTATCTTAACAGCTACAGGTGGTATGACATCACACGCTGCTGTTGTTGCTAGAGGTATGGGGAAACCTGCTATTGTTGGAGCTGAAGAAATTGTTATTGACGAAAAAGCAAAAGAATTTACAGCAAGAGGAGTTACTGTAAAAGACGGAGACTGGATTTCAATAGATGGTACAACAGGTAAAGTTTATCTTGGAAAAATAAAAACAATTAAACCATTAGGTTTAGAAGGTGAAGTTGCTGAATTATTAGAATACGCTGATGATATAAGAGTATTAGGGGTTAGAGCTAATGCTGACATTCCAAGAGATGCTAATGTTGCCAGAAACTTTGGTGCAGAAGGTATTGGATTATGTAGAACAGAACATATGTTCTTTGAAGGTGACAGAATTCAAAAAATGAGAAGAATGATTGTTTCTAAAACAGTTGAACAAAGAGAAGCTGCATTAGCAGAATTATTACCATTACAAAAAGAAGACTTCAAAGGATTATTTGAAGCTATGGAAGGATTCCCTGTAACAATCAGATTATTAGATCCACCATTACACGAATTCTTACCAAATGACGAAGAACAAATGAAAGAATTAGCACCACAATTAGGTATAACTGTAGAAGAATTAAAAGAAATCGTTGAAAACTTACACGAATTCAACCCAATGATGGGACACAGAGGTGTAAGATTGGCTATCACATATCCAGAAGTTGCTGTAATGCAAACAAAAGCTATTATTTTAGCTGCTATCGAAATGGTTAAAGAAGGTAAAAAAGTTAAACCTGAAATAATGATTCCATTAGTAGGAACAGTAAATGAATTAAAATACTTAGATAAAATAGTTAGAGAAACTGCAGATAAATTAATTGAAGAAGCAGGAATTGATTTAGATTACAAAGTTGGTACAATGATTGAAGTTCCAAGAGGTGCCATTACAGCTGATGAAATTGCTGAAGTTGCTGAATTCTTCAGTTTTGGTACAAACGACTTAACACAAATGACTTTAGGTTTCTCAAGAGATGATTATGGCAAATTCATAAATGATTACATTGAAAAAGGAATTTACGAAAAAGATCCATTCAAACATGTTGATCAAACAGGTGTTGGCAGAATGGTTAAAATTGCAAAAGATTACGGAAGATCAGTAAATCCAGAATTAAAATTAGGTGTTTGTGGTGAACACGGAGGAGATCCAGAATCAATCGAATTCTTCCATAAAACACAATTAGACTACGTAAGTTGTTCACCATATAGAGTTCCAATTGCAAGATTGGCTGCAGCACAAGCAGCAGTTAAATTCAAAAGAGGAAAATTTGTAAATTACGCTGACTAA
- a CDS encoding NAD(P)H-dependent glycerol-3-phosphate dehydrogenase, which yields MNIGIIGAGSWGTAISKILLNNGHTVRIWTRDTNVYESLTNGENPYYLPGISIPKTIIPSIDLKDVVVNSKLIVLAIPTQAVREVAKQIKSYYQNQIIVNLAKGLEINSQKRISEILSEVLGNVKYVILSGPSHAEEVARDIPTSVVAASENKNLAKITQETFSNVSFRVYTNDDVIGVELGGSIKNVIAISAGIIDGIGGWDNSKAALITRGLAEIIRYGKKKGAKKETFMGLAGLGDLIVTCNSLHSRNRYVGEMIGRGKKLNEIIENMNMVAEGIYTVKALYDEIKALKVEMPIIEKTYEVLYLNKDPRKAIHELMMRELKDEN from the coding sequence ATGAATATTGGAATTATAGGTGCTGGAAGTTGGGGAACTGCTATCTCAAAAATTCTTTTAAATAATGGTCATACTGTTAGAATATGGACAAGAGATACCAATGTATACGAATCTTTAACAAATGGGGAGAATCCTTATTATTTACCAGGAATTTCAATACCAAAAACAATAATCCCTTCTATAGATTTGAAAGATGTTGTAGTAAATTCCAAATTAATTGTTTTAGCCATCCCTACGCAAGCAGTAAGGGAAGTCGCTAAGCAAATTAAATCTTATTATCAAAATCAAATTATTGTAAACTTAGCAAAAGGGTTAGAAATAAATTCTCAAAAAAGAATTAGTGAAATTTTAAGTGAAGTTTTGGGCAATGTTAAATATGTTATATTAAGTGGGCCAAGCCATGCAGAAGAGGTTGCGAGAGATATACCTACAAGTGTTGTTGCCGCATCAGAAAATAAAAACTTAGCTAAAATCACTCAAGAAACTTTTAGTAATGTCTCATTTAGAGTTTATACTAATGATGATGTAATTGGTGTAGAACTAGGTGGATCAATAAAAAATGTCATTGCAATTTCAGCTGGAATTATAGATGGAATTGGTGGTTGGGACAATTCAAAAGCCGCATTGATAACAAGAGGACTTGCTGAAATAATAAGATATGGGAAGAAAAAAGGTGCAAAAAAAGAAACTTTCATGGGATTAGCTGGCCTTGGAGATCTTATTGTTACATGCAATAGTTTGCATAGTAGAAATAGATATGTTGGCGAAATGATTGGAAGAGGCAAAAAATTAAATGAAATTATAGAAAATATGAATATGGTTGCAGAAGGAATTTATACAGTTAAAGCATTATATGATGAAATAAAAGCATTAAAGGTTGAAATGCCGATTATAGAAAAAACCTATGAGGTTTTATATTTAAATAAAGATCCAAGAAAAGCTATTCATGAATTAATGATGAGGGAATTAAAAGATGAAAATTAA
- a CDS encoding ABC transporter substrate-binding protein, which translates to MKKFLIFFILIIGLTIFSGTFYNPLGPTLLPAAGMYINKVPTLQTSYWRNIDQAQILVLKEQADFIVLPVALGVELINKGANYKLAGISLWKTFYLISSNEIKTIEDLNGKRIVTLHGPGQTADVILKILKKMKNIDFDIVYITSGPEIIQLLASGKETIAALPEPFVSLAEVKTKGKIKVQMDLQDLYADLFNLEDKRLPIAGVFVSNKKFKENPNFVKRVLNAYENSANNFYKNNFNDAVNYVFKIMQTMPKPVLQKAAERSEIYYTKEIQEITDLYLKNLFEYGAISKLPKDLYLNY; encoded by the coding sequence ATGAAAAAATTTTTGATTTTTTTCATTTTAATTATTGGATTAACAATTTTTAGTGGTACCTTTTATAATCCACTTGGTCCAACATTATTGCCAGCTGCTGGAATGTATATAAATAAAGTACCCACATTGCAAACGTCTTATTGGAGAAATATTGATCAAGCACAAATATTAGTATTAAAAGAGCAGGCAGATTTTATTGTTTTACCTGTCGCTTTAGGGGTTGAATTAATAAATAAAGGTGCTAACTACAAATTAGCTGGTATTTCATTATGGAAAACCTTTTATCTTATATCTTCAAATGAAATAAAAACTATCGAAGATTTGAATGGAAAAAGAATAGTCACTTTACATGGACCTGGTCAAACTGCCGATGTTATATTAAAGATATTGAAAAAAATGAAAAACATTGATTTTGATATTGTATATATAACAAGCGGCCCAGAAATAATACAATTGTTAGCATCCGGGAAAGAAACTATCGCTGCTTTACCTGAACCTTTTGTGTCGCTCGCCGAAGTAAAAACAAAGGGAAAAATAAAAGTACAAATGGATTTACAGGATTTATATGCTGATTTATTTAATTTAGAAGATAAAAGGTTACCAATTGCTGGTGTATTTGTTTCAAATAAAAAATTTAAAGAAAACCCGAATTTCGTTAAACGTGTTTTGAATGCTTATGAAAATTCTGCGAATAATTTTTATAAAAATAATTTTAATGATGCTGTAAATTATGTATTTAAAATTATGCAAACAATGCCAAAACCTGTATTACAAAAAGCCGCAGAAAGATCTGAGATTTATTATACAAAAGAGATACAAGAAATTACAGACTTATATTTAAAAAATCTTTTTGAATATGGCGCAATATCAAAACTTCCAAAAGATTTATATTTAAATTATTAA